The genomic DNA GCGCCGTGGAAATCGAAGCTCGGCTTCGCCACGGCCCGGTGGCCGAGCACGTCGAGCAGCATGCGCACGTGGGCCCGCTCGTGGCCGCCGACGATCCGCGCCAGCCGGGCCGTTTCGCCGGTCAGCGAGCCGATCCGCTCGACCTCCGTGTAGAAGGCCGACTGGAGATACTCGAGCGTGAGGGCGTAGTTCAGGATCGCGATGTCGCCCTGCGGCTCGGCCGCCGCGTCGGCGGCGCCGGCGGCGGCCAGACCGGCCGAGCCGATCAGCCCGGCCGCCGCCAGGGTACGCAGGACTCTGCGCCGCGTCGCCTGCCCGAGCGGGCCGAGCGCTTCGGCGAGCGCGCCGTCGCGGTCGAGGCGGACGAGGTCGTCGCTCATGCCGATCCCTTCACGTATCCGGTGCGGCGGATGGCCGCCATCACGCGGGCCGCGCCCTCGCTCGGGTTCGCCGCAGTCGGCGCGGGCGGCTCGCCCAGCAGGTCGCGGATCCAGGCCGCGTGGCGGGCCTCGACCGAGACGATCGTCGCGACGGCGGCGAGCGACGGCTTGGTGAGGTTCCCGGCCTGGCCGTCGAGCGCAGCCACGCCGAGGTCCTCGAGGACGCGGGCGGCCACGGCGAAGCGGTCGGGGTCGGTGACGGCGTCGCCGAAGTCGAAGGCGGGTGCGGGCTCCGCGCGCGACCCGAGCGTCTGGCGCAGGAACGCGACGTGCTCCCGCTCGTGGCCGCC from Gaiellales bacterium includes the following:
- a CDS encoding ferritin-like domain-containing protein, producing MAEERTEAAEHTASRRAVLSGAGLVAAGIIVGGVGAPAIGSGSRLGDAEILNFALEMEELQAALYEQALLHAGLTGELAQYARVVGGHEREHVAFLRQTLGSRAEPAPAFDFGDAVTDPDRFAVAARVLEDLGVAALDGQAGNLTKPSLAAVATIVSVEARHAAWIRDLLGEPPAPTAANPSEGAARVMAAIRRTGYVKGSA
- a CDS encoding ferritin-like domain-containing protein; the encoded protein is MSDDLVRLDRDGALAEALGPLGQATRRRVLRTLAAAGLIGSAGLAAAGAADAAAEPQGDIAILNYALTLEYLQSAFYTEVERIGSLTGETARLARIVGGHERAHVRMLLDVLGHRAVAKPSFDFHGATDSQNAFVRTAVAFEDLGVAAYKGQAPRIASPAYLGAALAIHATEARHAAWIRRIAGILPAQSAFDQPASATHVVSVVDSTHFIVGRTEAAGMPGFTG